One Rhizoctonia solani chromosome 1, complete sequence DNA window includes the following coding sequences:
- a CDS encoding Retrotransposon gag protein, whose protein sequence is MEGDASTITGITSFLQYCTTTPGLGAMAGTNLISPQIQSGWSAPSSRTHTPAPAAVLPHVYSPMSFDHMSNCELLNMVAQNMIILKKEFSQLQGSYDAQHDQIALLRAELEEHWEQLRNQHIFYSNQIQGAAASIQAVQDQLIHLSPSCSTAPPPPPAGTSTSTSTNPPPAPTSSNSDLKFAKPNKFGGKKEDALNFIIACQAYIRAKGANRSHKEKILWVTSYFEGAAEDWVRPYKERKVFRGEAVPLLENIDIFWAKFTKHYVDTNRDEKYRQKWNNLRQKASVQEYTQEFQQYSVSLGYSDKTLRDKYYNGLKNDIKDIMLSTMFQWCCATAQQVYDKAEEIANHIESTCLSNLLVSTICAPASAVPTSASSPTPTCTCLNVGDNVYMIDPTTCRAKKGAITSIVCTTSGNMPNVRWNRETKDTMIPFPSLKKDERPAAAAPVKPIVAPVPVLASNSKGPGPMDLDGRGFTNLTCHVCGGKGHFARNCPSKPMSGHVANVKWSWERPKEENRIEVVSDEEELGKGKAKAD, encoded by the coding sequence atggaagggGACGCATCCACTATTACTGGGATTACGAGTTTTTTGCAGTATTGCACAACAAcgcctggtttgggcgcaATGGCAGGGACTAATCTAATCTCTCCCCAAATACAATCAGGGTGGTCTGCCCCATCTTCTCGAACCcacactcctgctcctgcagCTGTGCTgcctcatgtatattcccCAATGTCTTTTGATCACATGTCCAATTGTGAATTGTTGAATATGGTTGCCCAAAACATGATTATTTTAAAAAAAGAATTCTCTCAACTACAAGGATCCTATGACGCGCAACATGATCAAATTGCGTTGTTAAGGGCAGAATTAGAGGAACATTGGGAGCAATTGCGTAATCAACATATATTTTATTCCaaccaaatccaaggagcgGCTGCTTCCATACAAGCTGTGCAAGACCAGCTTATTCATCTTTCCCCTTCTTGTTCCACagctcctccacctccacctgctggCACTAGcacatccacctccaccaatcccCCACCTGCTCCTACATCTTCTAATTCAGATCTAAAGTTtgccaagcccaacaagTTTGGCGGTAAAAAAGAAGATGCCCTCAACTTTATTATTGCCTGTCAAGCGtatataagggcaaaaggAGCTAATAGATCCCACAAGGAGAAAATATTGTGGGTCACGTCTTATTTTGAAGGTGCAGCAGAAGATTGGGTACGCCCCTATAAGGagaggaaggtgttcagAGGAGAAGCAGTTCCATTATTGGAAAACATTGACATATTCTGGGCCAAATTTACTAAACATTACGTGGACACAAATCGTGATGAGAAGTACCGCCAGAAATGGAACAACTTGCGGCAAAAGGCTTCAGTTCAAGAGTACACTCAAGAATTCCAACAATACTCAGTGTCCTTGGGCTACAGTGACAAAACCTTGCGTGACAAATATTACAATGGCCTTAAAAATGAcatcaaggacatcatgctCTCCACCATGTTCCAATGGTGTTGCGCCACGGCTCAGCAAGTCTATGATAAGGCAGAGGAGATTGCAAATCATATTGAATCCACTTGCCTGTCTAATCTGTTGGTTTCCACTATTTGCGCCCCTGCCTCTGCTGTCCCCACTTCTGCTTCCAGtcccactcccacttgcACTTGTCTCAATGTGGGAGATAATGTGTACATGATTGATCCCACCACTTGTCGCGCCAAGAAAGGTGCTATCACTTCCATTGTTTGTACAACCTCCGGCAACATGCCAAATGTTAGGTGGAACAGAGAAACCAAGGACACTATGATTCCCTTCCCATCTCTAAAAAAGGATGAGCGCCCTGCTGCCGCTGCCCCAGTAAAACCTATTGTTGCCCCTGTCCCTGTTTTAGCTTCAAATTCTaagggcccaggccccatggACCTTGATGGAAGGGGCTTCACAAATCTCACCTGTCATGTATGCGGCGGTAAAGGCCACTTTGCACGCAATTGTCCCTCAAaacccatgtctggacatgtggctaacgtcaaatggtcttgggaaaggcctaaagaagaaaatcggattgaagttgtctctgatgaggaggagttgggaaaaggaaaagccaaggccgactaa
- a CDS encoding Retrotransposable element Tf2 protein, whose translation MSWLKKHNPQISWEKHTLVFNLLYCSNNCLLVPTVLELKATEGIPIPYQEFSKVFSEEESSKLPPHCPYDIAIELLPDAKPRHGPIYSLGPREDAELKQTIEKQLKAGLICPSKSPMASPILFVKKKNGKLRIMTKKNVYPLPLPQNLIEKLQGAKIFSKFDLKAGYNLVRIKEGNKWKTAFKTKYGLFKYLVMPFGLTNAPAAFQDMMNKIFRDLLDVYVIIYLDDILVFSLNERDHENHVWEVLKRLQDNNLFCNIEKCHFHVKKIDYLGFIISEFGIEVDQSKVTDAMNWSTPKNVKNIQEFLGFVNFYRQFIPNFGNMAQPLYNLLKKDSLWEWESAEQQSFDGLKKCLTSAPLLLQPDTTKQFYIECNALDYATGAILSQRNPEGKLAPVAYLSKSLSPAKKNYDIFDKELLVVIRAFKEWRHLLEGSELPIQVLTDHKNLEYFSMSQSLNKCQIQWANFLVDYNFQIIYRPGAQNKKADILSRHYNLVPLEGGVENQVLLKPELFISSITPDQEINDLIGKAIYEDNRLKEILYKLQNKEKVTDWELKEGLLWHQGKIFVPKDNTIRNLILESRHDALAAGHPGQARTLELVSRNYYWPSLKKFVNSYVSHCKTCIRSKPTNQAPIGLLKPLQIPERPWEDIAYNMIVGLPISEGFDAILTVIDRFSKMVHFIPTQSTASAIDIANLFITYVWKLHGLPKSTVSDRGPTFNAKFICHLYKRLDIKPTYSTAYHPQTDGQTKRIQREAKIFIRMFGNHCQSDWVSLLPLAKFALNNLKQTSTGKSPFQICYGYNPRFSVGQKSDEVVPNADEHAVFLEKGYNEVKAALSLSQERMKHFYDQCHRKEEEIQVGDKAWLSHQNISTNRPSMKLSHKN comes from the exons atgtcatggctGAAAAAGCACAATCCCCAGATTTCATGGGAAAAGCACACTCTTGTTTTCAACTTGTTATACTGTTCCAATAATTGTTTATTGGTACCTACTGTCTTGGAACTTAAGGCAACAGAAGGAATCCCTATCCCCTATCAGGAATTTTCCAAGGTCTtttctgaggaagaatcatccaaattgccaccccattgcccttatgatattgctattgagttgcttcctgacgcaaaaccccggcatggccccatatataGTTTAGGCCCAAGGGAAGATGCAGAACTGAAGCAAACCATAGAAAAACAACTTAAGGCCGGTCTGATTTGTCCCTCCAAATCCCCTATGGCTTCTCCAATTctatttgtcaaaaagaagaATGGAAAActacgcat CATGACCAAAAAGAACGTATATCCCTTACCTTTGCCACAGAACCTTATTGAAAAGTTACAaggcgccaagatctttagtaaatttgatctcaAGGCAGGATATAATTTAGTCCGGATcaaagaaggcaacaaatggaaaacagccttcaagaCAAAATATGGACTATTCAAGTACTtggttatgccctttgggttaaCAAATGCGCCGGCGGCTTTTCAAGATATGATGAACAAGATATTCAGGGATCTTCTGGATGTTTATGTCATTATATACCTGGATGATATCCTAGTCTTCTCCCTGAATGAAAGAGATCATGAAAACCATGTTTGGGAAGTATTAAAAAGGCTACAAGACAACAATCTCTTCTGCAATATTGAAaaatgtcacttccatgtcaaaAAAATTGATTACCTGGGATTTATCATATCAGAATTTGGCATAGAGGTGGATCAATCCAAAGTCACGGATGCAATGAACTGGTCAACgcctaagaatgtcaaaaacattcaagaattcttaggatttgtaaATTTTTATAGACAATTTATCCCCAATTTTGGTAACATGGCACAACCCCTATACAATTTGCTCAAAAAAGACAGCCTATGGGAATGGGAATCAGcggaacaacaatcctttgaCGGTCTAAAGAAATGCCTTACTTCAGCGCCATTGCTCTTACAGCCGGACACAACAAAACAGTTTTACATAGAATGCAACGCATTGGACTATGCCACTGGAGCTATACTATCCCAACGTAACCCTGAAGGGAAACTGGCTCCAGTAGCCTATCTATCCAAGTCACTATCTCCAGCCAAGAAAAATTATGACatatttgacaaggaattattGGTggtcattagggcatttaaagaatggcgccatttACTGGAAGGATCAGAATTACCAATCCAAGTTCTAACAGATCATAAGAATTTGGAGTATTTTTCTATGTCAcaatccctgaacaagtGTCAGATCCAATGGGCAAATTTCCTAGTAGattacaacttccaaattatCTACAGGCCAGGAGCACAAAACAAGAAGGCGGATATCCTTTCAAGACATTACAATttggtaccccttgaagggggggtagagaaccaagttctcctgaaaccggaactttttATTTCATCAATCACACCAGACCAAGAAATTAATGATTTGATTGGCAAAGCAATCTATGAGGACAACCGTCTTAAAGAGATCTTGTacaaactccagaacaaggaaaaggtcacAGATTGGGAATTAAAAGAAGGATTACTATGGCATCAAGGgaaaatctttgtacctaAGGACAACACCATCAGGAACCTCATCTTGGAATCTAGACATGACGCGTTAGctgcaggacacccaggacaagctAGAACATTAGAGCTTGTCTCCaggaattactactggccatcTCTAaaaaagtttgtcaactCATATGTCAGTCACTGCAAAACCTGCATTAGGTCCAAACCAACAAACCAAGCACCTATAGGCCTGTTGAAACCACTGCAAATTCCAGAAAGACCTTGGGAAGACATTGcctacaacatgattgtaggactACCTATTTCAGAAGGCTTTGACGCAATCCTCACTGTCATTGACCgattctcaaaaatggttcatttcATTCCCACCCAATCCACGGCGTCTGCtattgacattgccaacttGTTCATCACGTATGTTTGGAAGTTACACGGATTACCCAAAAGTACAGTCTCAGACAGAGGGCCTACATTCAACGCCAAGTTCATTTGCCATCTTTATAAGAGACTAGATATCAAGCCAACATATTCTACGGCATATCACCCTCAAACAGATGGCCAGACCAAACGCATACAGAGAGAAgccaagatctttatacGCATGTTTGGAAATCATTGCCAATCAGATTGGGTATCATTACTACCCTTGGCCAAATTTGCTTTGAACAACTTAAAGCAAACTTCCACTGGCAAATCCCCATTCCAAATATGTTACGGCTATAATCCAAGATTCTCAGTAGGCCAGAAATCAGATGAAgtagtacccaatgcagacgAGCACGCAGTATTCCTGGAGAAAGGCTACAATGAAGTCAAAGCAGCACTCTCCTTGTCACAGGAAAGGATGAAGCACTTCTATGATCAATGCCAtaggaaagaagaagaaatccaagtaGGGGATAAAGCCTGGTTGAGTCATCAGAATATATCCACCAACAGACCATCCATGAAGCTTAGCCACAAAAACTAG
- a CDS encoding Retrotransposable element Tf2 protein — protein sequence MRIHPVFHINLLTKFHPDPHGRNPPQPAPVITEEGEEEYEVERILDSKWKGCGKAGKLWYLIKWKGYDEGSNSWEPVDNVDNAQEVIEEFHKENPDAVGA from the coding sequence atgcgcatacacccagttTTCCACATCAATCTTCTGACAAAATTCCATCCTGATCCTCATGGGCGCAaccctcctcaacctgcaccagttatcacagaagaaggtgaagaggaatatgaagtAGAAAGAATTCTGGACagtaaatggaaaggatgcGGTAAAGCAGGAAAATTGTGGtacttgatcaaatggaagggatatgatGAAGGGAgtaattcatgggaaccagtgGATAATGTGGATAATGCTCAAGAAGTAATAGAGGAGTTTCACAAGGAAAaccctgatgcagttggagcttga